The Candidatus Woesearchaeota archaeon genome window below encodes:
- a CDS encoding 30S ribosomal protein S7 gives MNGVLAFNRWDASKIKVEDLGLSRYLSTEAVIVPKTGARYAGNKFHKSKIFIVERLINKMMVTGHKSKKHFISSGHYTGKAQKAYDVVERALEIIEQKTKSNPIEVLTKAIETAAPREEIVTIEYGGARYPKAVECAPQRRIDIVLRLFAQSARQKSFNSKRAVESALADEIINAYNAQPSSVAVSKKLELERQADASR, from the coding sequence ATGAATGGCGTACTAGCATTTAACAGATGGGATGCGAGCAAGATTAAAGTTGAGGATCTTGGACTTAGTAGATATTTGTCTACTGAAGCGGTTATTGTTCCTAAGACTGGTGCTAGATATGCAGGTAATAAATTTCACAAATCTAAGATTTTTATTGTTGAGAGACTTATTAATAAGATGATGGTTACTGGTCACAAGTCTAAAAAGCATTTTATTAGTAGTGGTCATTATACTGGTAAGGCTCAGAAGGCTTATGATGTTGTTGAGAGGGCTTTAGAGATTATTGAACAGAAAACTAAGTCTAATCCGATTGAAGTTTTAACTAAGGCTATTGAGACTGCGGCGCCTCGGGAAGAGATTGTTACTATTGAATATGGTGGCGCGAGATATCCTAAGGCGGTTGAGTGTGCTCCTCAGAGGAGAATTGATATTGTTCTTAGGTTGTTTGCTCAGAGTGCTCGGCAGAAAAGTTTTAATAGTAAAAGGGCTGTTGAAAGTGCTTTGGCTGATGAGATAATTAATGCGTATAATGCTCAGCCTTCAAGTGTTGCTGTTTCTAAGAAGCTTGAATTAGAAAGACAGGCAGATGCAAGTAGGTAA